ACAGGAAATCAGCCTAGATATATAACAAAGATAAGTCTGGTACCTGGAACTGACACACCGCCAATATATAAAACAACGGTATATGTAAAGCTTAGTGAGAACCCAGAATTTATTGAATGCACAGAAGGTCTTGAGGGTGTTATTGAAGGTGATATTGACAGTATACATGATAGTGATAATCCCCGAGTTTCTAACCCAACAGTAAATTACTGTGGCACGGATCGTGCACCAGTACAATAAAAAGTATACAACGCTACTTCTTCTGTTAAATATATATCCAATGGTTAGAGCTCATACCAAACTCTCCATCTTATATTGAGGGTCGGATGCAACACCATATGTTCTGTTTGGTGGGGTAATTTTGTTTTCTATGCCAAAGGTGATACCTTCGGTTATTGCTGCAAGCACTTTTTCAAGATTACAGTCTGCTCCAGGGACGCGGTGTTCTAGGCGGCATTTATCGCCAGAATTGAGTATTCTTATCGCAGCAGTTCTATTATTCACGCCCCAACTAACTGTGGTTGGGGTATGAATGTCCGGATATTGAAATCTTAAATATGAATCATCATTTGGAGCAAAAAATAGCATATGTTTTTTCATCATAGCACATAATCCACCAATACTATGAATCAAGTAATCACTATACTTTTGCTCGCTGCGGTAAAATAAGTTGCTGTTGTTTGAATCCACTAAATTAACATGCACATTTAATGCACTGCCTGCTCTATCTAAGTAGGGTTTTGCTTTGAAGGAAGCATTCCCACCAAGTTTTTGTGCTGTTTCAGTAA
This portion of the Wolbachia endosymbiont of Ctenocephalides felis wCfeF genome encodes:
- a CDS encoding Gamma-glutamylputrescine synthetase PuuA, encoding MIILSGLSYHAKLGIELEFYIEEIEKEHLFLSNIKNRIASLGFSCEKESSIHQYEIKSGCYTNSNNLIKHFELVKELITETAQKLGGNASFKAKPYLDRAGSALNVHVNLVDSNNSNLFYRSEQKYSDYLIHSIGGLCAMMKKHMLFFAPNDDSYLRFQYPDIHTPTTVSWGVNNRTAAIRILNSGDKCRLEHRVPGADCNLEKVLAAITEGITFGIENKITPPNRTYGVASDPQYKMESLV